CTGCCTATCATTTTAACTATATAAAACTAATGACGAGTGCAAGTTTTTCTGATCTTATgctaaaaattataataattttgagtttgttgatTTCAGTaacatgattttttattcatgaTTATCTGTCTTGTCGTGTGTGGTTAGAACAAATCTCCTGTGGAATGCGAATCAGCACTACAAATTATGCtaattcctctttttctttgcagatTAAAAGAGAAGGGGTTTTGCTTCTAAGAGGCTTGGATTCAAGACTCTCTAAGGATCTTCCATCTGATCTTCAAAAACTTCGATGCAAGGTAATGTGCGAAATACGTCTTTAATTTCCTTTGTATATGCAAACTgactttgtttctttttgttttaccTGGTATGATGGAAAATAATTGACTACATTTCGACTGTATTGACAGCCTTTAGATTTGTATCAGTCGTGAATAAATCTGTAATTTTGATTACAGAAATGAAAGGAGGTTCTAGTTCTAGAGACAGCTGACTCTAATCTCTTCTTTGTTTGACATCAGGTTGCCTTTCATGCATTGAGGTTTGCTCCTCCAATTTTGGGAATTGGTAACAAGCTTGCAGAGAGGATGAGCAGTAAGGGACCTTACCTTGCCCTTCATCTCAGAATGGAGAAGGATGTATGGGTGAGGACTGGTTGCCTTCCTGGTTTGAGCCCTGAATATGATGAGATAGTAAACAATGAGAGGATACAGCGGCCAGAGCTCCTAACTGGAAGATCGAACATGACGTACCATGAAAGAAAACTTGCAGGTCTCTGCCCCTTGAATGCCTTGGAGGTGACCAGGTAAGAATGTTAGCcaaatatgtatttattttaaggcATTTTAACATAAACCAATTTGATATCTATTATCCTATTTGTTCTATGTATCAGAGAGGTTTATAACAGGAAAAATTTTGTGTTTTAGGTTGCTTAAAGCTCTAGGAGCACCAAAAAATGCAAGAATATATTGGGCTGGAGGGAATCCATTTGGTGGAAAAGAAGCCTTGCTGCCATTAACTGGAGAATTTCCCCATTTTTACAATAAGGAAGATCTTGCTTTGCCCGGTGAACTAGAACCTTTTTCAAATAGAGCTTCTGTCATGGCGGCCATTGATTATATAGTTTCCGAGAATAGTGATGTCTTCATGCCGTCTCATGGGGGAAATATGGGCCATGCTATCCAGGTatagtttatttgttttggtcTTAACAGATAGGTAATATATGCTAGATAAAATACTTCACAAGTACAAGAGAGCACAACAATATGACTGAAGTAAATCAAGTTGaaagaaagtgaaaaagaatgaaatacTTAAGGATACTTGCGGAACTGATCTGACATTGTTAAATGAAATCATGAGTTGAAGTGGGGCAAACGTACACATTTGGACTGAGTACCTTTGTATTTTCTAGAAAATATTTGAGGAACATATAATACAGATACTATGAAAAAAGTTTTTGTGCATGCGTAAAATTCTTGAGAGGTAAAACAGCCtggaataagaaaaaagagatgtGCCATTGGGGCCTTGTCATGAATTACTATTATTGTCACTTCTGCCTTTTCCATTTGGAAAAACTTACAGAATATAGGATGTATACAGctaatagaaaaaagaaaattgtgttAAAGAAATATGCTGGGAAGACAAATAATATGAAAATGTCATATGAGTAGTTCTTTACACATGATGGTTGCTTAATTTGCTGGGGACTTCTCTTACACCAAgatttgtattttctttcagGGCTACCGTGCCTATGCTGGCCACAAAAAGTATATAACTCCAGACAAAAGGCATATGCTTCCATATTTTCTGAACTCTTCTCTCCCGGAAGCAGAGTTCAATAGGATCATAAAGGAATTGCACAAAGATTCATTAGGGCAGCCAGACCTCAGGACTAGCAGAGCTGGAAAAGATGTCACAAAGTATCCTGTTCCCGAGTGTATGTGCAATGATTCTCGTACTCATTCGTATCTGTGAGTTAACTCTGCAATGGCCTGCTTCattgacaaattgaaacttcTCAGAAAATCCCTTGAATTTGAGCCCGCTGGAAAGGTTTCTGCAGGGCAATGATGGTTCTTTGGATGGCCAGTTTTTAAGAGCAACAGCATCAC
The Prunus dulcis chromosome 2, ALMONDv2, whole genome shotgun sequence DNA segment above includes these coding regions:
- the LOC117618729 gene encoding O-fucosyltransferase 20-like, coding for MAKSKNNNTNKLSYISVPSQIINSLSSSSLQSLLLSPKKSSRSKNRYLSWFTNYRSPKFWVLFLFLFGFLGMLKLGFNLDPLIPYSPYPCTTTQLQTLVSNGYLKSHMAIASNGENSHQVEVFNSVSHSQPLISNGNLKSEVDVEEAEKSEFWKQPDGLGYRPCLALSNEYKKASVGIVKDKTKYLIVVVSGGMNQQRNQIVDAVVIARILGAALVVPILQVNVIWGDESEFSDIFDLEHFKKVLANDVRIVSSLPSTHIMTRPVEEKRTPLHASPNWIRSRYLKRIKREGVLLLRGLDSRLSKDLPSDLQKLRCKVAFHALRFAPPILGIGNKLAERMSSKGPYLALHLRMEKDVWVRTGCLPGLSPEYDEIVNNERIQRPELLTGRSNMTYHERKLAGLCPLNALEVTRLLKALGAPKNARIYWAGGNPFGGKEALLPLTGEFPHFYNKEDLALPGELEPFSNRASVMAAIDYIVSENSDVFMPSHGGNMGHAIQGYRAYAGHKKYITPDKRHMLPYFLNSSLPEAEFNRIIKELHKDSLGQPDLRTSRAGKDVTKYPVPECMCNDSRTHSYL